The following proteins are co-located in the Echinicola sp. 20G genome:
- a CDS encoding DUF1592 domain-containing protein, which produces MMKINKALGSKPMIIGATILSVLLLAFAMFPFGGEEAHWALAFLGKLHPLLVHLPIGVLIALFTLELVDYFVPTANLKPACKLLLWLAVITAIPTVIVGALLAATGGYGSEVLVWHKWLGLGTAFLSIWLLVLRSRIEEKGLSYNSYRGLLLVNVVLLSATGHYGGSLTHGSNYLTKDLPDEVRAFLGDDPYALDGLMAMESGLVNQTLEAYNFDKDINPITQNYCVSCHNEDEKKGGLRLDDINPDMIHGQDAETWRAMLNMVNSGEMPPKEEKQLSDDERRVLVDWITASIHQAVAMKKSEQQPVIRRLTKDQYSNTLASLLNVPVNFGDVLPNDAKSEMGFSNNGQVLQISPLHVDYYKQIAREALDKAIGPEEKPESTHYKITFGKGIGKGKTAGMIGGYQSAPINSDDFVVEIIDGNGKVKVGKDSLSKAQLEEIKKNIGVGMRGSHADRYQVVDEGIILYSALPHKEVTPKSWQGPSPNLKLLFRKNFPEEGDFEFRVKASKGYQWFTQKEGFISLRNEQPAEKLASTIILKAEAAKEKSNLVKKGIWMSPKELTKESKATFSFQAPKDGYYQIDFEHPYVGAEGMPSLEMLLDKFKLQERFHFSEELRGEAKIMTPLTLAYLKKGEHQLSIGGTFFTGFSQVIVTPFPEDHPVAMQLKAEADKSRSKYENDIPVIRTFAGSRTDDGMDYKTFDRFRNVENKKGNWENYIFKGRLENLPIPMIDTVETEILANIMILGLWNDYLVKDNEDSGPPLLIQELEFEAPYYPEWPTKSYLEIFPASPDKGNQEKYTKGVLRKFMERAYRRPVKEDELKPYVEFWKGIKDDYPRYEDGVKEVLIAALCSPKFLYLAEPEKEIDDDEKEYFLASRLSYFLWDSAPDEELIDLAEEGDLHKDRYLKKQVSRMIKDERVWNMIRSFSNEWLRVDRHEAMSTNVNAYADYTRFVKKDMAEETYQFMHYVLEQDLSIMSMIESDFAMLNQNLAEFYGIDGVKGSHFRPVAITPEMQRGGLLSQGAFLNGHSDGTQAHAIKRAVWLKTKILGDRPPAPPPNVPELDPETPGFEELTLKEQLFIHRDKAACMDCHKKIDPYGIVFENYNAVGLYQTVAKEKDIDTRAELPNGEVVDGIGEIKSYILNMKRDDFTRSLVKHLFSYALGRDVTFVDEREIEQIVSKVRSDDYKFQSLIEHIVLSPSFKGEG; this is translated from the coding sequence ATGATGAAAATCAATAAAGCCTTAGGCAGTAAGCCCATGATTATCGGAGCGACAATTCTTTCAGTTTTGTTGCTTGCTTTTGCTATGTTCCCGTTTGGAGGAGAAGAAGCTCATTGGGCGCTTGCTTTTTTGGGAAAGTTACACCCCTTGTTGGTGCACTTACCGATAGGTGTTTTGATCGCTCTATTTACGTTAGAACTAGTCGATTACTTTGTTCCGACTGCAAATTTAAAACCCGCATGCAAATTACTACTTTGGCTGGCTGTCATTACTGCGATCCCAACCGTGATTGTGGGGGCGCTTTTGGCTGCTACAGGAGGTTATGGCAGCGAGGTATTAGTTTGGCATAAATGGCTCGGGCTGGGTACGGCTTTTTTGAGTATCTGGCTATTGGTACTTAGAAGTCGTATTGAGGAAAAAGGTTTGTCTTATAATTCCTATCGAGGTTTATTGCTTGTTAATGTCGTATTGCTAAGTGCTACTGGACATTACGGTGGGTCCTTGACACATGGCTCAAATTATTTAACCAAAGATTTACCAGATGAAGTAAGGGCCTTTTTAGGGGATGATCCTTATGCCTTGGACGGGCTGATGGCAATGGAAAGTGGCCTGGTCAACCAAACCTTGGAAGCTTACAACTTTGATAAAGACATTAATCCCATTACTCAAAATTATTGTGTGAGTTGTCATAATGAAGATGAGAAAAAGGGAGGTTTGAGACTGGATGATATTAATCCTGACATGATCCATGGGCAAGATGCGGAGACTTGGAGAGCCATGCTTAATATGGTGAATAGTGGCGAGATGCCACCTAAGGAAGAGAAACAACTTTCCGATGATGAGAGGAGGGTGCTGGTTGATTGGATTACAGCATCTATTCATCAGGCCGTGGCGATGAAAAAGTCAGAGCAGCAGCCTGTCATCAGGAGGTTGACAAAAGATCAGTATTCCAATACCTTAGCCAGTTTGTTGAATGTTCCAGTCAATTTTGGTGATGTGCTTCCTAATGATGCCAAGTCTGAAATGGGATTTAGCAATAATGGCCAAGTGCTTCAGATTTCTCCATTGCATGTCGATTATTATAAACAGATTGCGAGGGAAGCGCTTGATAAGGCGATAGGGCCGGAAGAAAAGCCTGAAAGCACCCATTATAAAATAACTTTTGGAAAAGGGATTGGGAAAGGAAAAACCGCAGGCATGATCGGTGGATATCAAAGTGCCCCAATCAACTCGGATGATTTTGTGGTAGAAATTATAGATGGAAACGGCAAAGTCAAAGTGGGCAAAGATAGTTTGAGCAAAGCCCAACTTGAAGAGATCAAGAAGAATATTGGTGTGGGAATGCGTGGGTCTCATGCGGACAGGTATCAAGTAGTGGATGAAGGGATTATTTTGTATTCCGCTTTGCCGCACAAGGAAGTGACGCCTAAATCTTGGCAGGGGCCTTCACCTAATCTTAAACTTTTGTTTAGAAAAAACTTTCCTGAAGAAGGGGATTTTGAGTTTAGGGTAAAAGCTTCAAAGGGTTATCAGTGGTTTACCCAAAAAGAAGGCTTTATCAGCTTGAGAAATGAGCAGCCAGCTGAGAAATTGGCTTCTACTATCATATTGAAAGCTGAGGCAGCAAAGGAAAAAAGTAATTTAGTGAAAAAGGGGATATGGATGTCTCCAAAAGAACTGACCAAGGAAAGTAAAGCTACCTTTAGTTTTCAGGCTCCAAAAGACGGATATTATCAAATAGACTTTGAGCATCCTTATGTAGGGGCGGAAGGGATGCCTTCGTTGGAGATGCTATTGGATAAATTCAAATTACAGGAACGGTTCCATTTCAGTGAAGAGTTGAGAGGTGAGGCTAAAATCATGACACCTCTTACCTTGGCCTATTTAAAGAAAGGGGAGCATCAGTTGAGTATAGGGGGGACGTTTTTTACTGGTTTTAGTCAAGTTATCGTTACGCCTTTTCCAGAGGATCACCCTGTGGCCATGCAGTTGAAAGCTGAGGCGGACAAGAGCCGAAGTAAATATGAAAATGATATTCCTGTAATCAGGACATTTGCAGGATCTAGAACGGATGATGGGATGGACTATAAGACTTTTGATAGGTTCAGGAATGTGGAAAATAAAAAAGGAAACTGGGAGAACTATATTTTTAAAGGCCGTTTGGAGAACCTTCCAATCCCCATGATCGATACGGTGGAAACAGAGATTTTAGCCAATATCATGATTTTGGGACTATGGAATGACTATTTGGTGAAGGACAATGAAGATTCAGGCCCGCCATTATTGATTCAGGAATTGGAGTTCGAGGCACCGTATTATCCTGAGTGGCCTACCAAAAGTTATTTGGAAATTTTTCCAGCTTCACCGGACAAAGGGAATCAGGAAAAGTACACGAAAGGAGTCTTGCGTAAATTTATGGAAAGGGCTTACCGTAGACCGGTTAAGGAAGATGAGTTGAAGCCTTATGTGGAGTTTTGGAAAGGTATTAAGGATGATTACCCGAGGTATGAAGATGGAGTCAAAGAAGTACTTATTGCTGCTTTGTGTTCTCCTAAGTTTTTGTACCTGGCCGAGCCGGAAAAAGAAATCGATGATGATGAAAAGGAATATTTCCTGGCATCCAGATTGTCCTATTTCCTATGGGATTCCGCACCAGATGAAGAATTGATCGATTTGGCTGAGGAGGGTGATTTGCATAAAGATCGATACCTGAAGAAACAAGTATCGAGAATGATCAAAGATGAGCGTGTATGGAATATGATCCGCTCCTTCTCCAATGAATGGTTACGTGTGGATAGGCATGAAGCCATGAGCACCAATGTCAATGCTTATGCGGATTATACACGTTTTGTGAAGAAGGATATGGCTGAAGAAACTTACCAGTTTATGCATTATGTGCTGGAGCAGGACTTGAGCATTATGAGCATGATAGAATCTGATTTTGCGATGCTAAATCAGAACTTGGCAGAGTTTTATGGTATAGATGGAGTTAAAGGCAGTCATTTCAGGCCAGTGGCCATTACGCCAGAGATGCAGCGAGGAGGCTTGCTTTCTCAAGGAGCTTTTCTAAACGGACACTCTGACGGTACACAGGCCCATGCAATCAAACGCGCCGTTTGGTTAAAGACCAAGATATTAGGAGACAGGCCACCAGCTCCACCACCAAATGTACCAGAATTGGATCCTGAAACGCCAGGTTTCGAAGAATTGACCTTGAAGGAGCAGCTCTTTATCCATCGTGACAAAGCGGCTTGCATGGATTGCCATAAGAAGATTGATCCATATGGTATTGTCTTTGAAAATTATAATGCGGTAGGACTTTATCAAACTGTTGCGAAAGAAAAAGATATAGATACGAGGGCGGAACTGCCTAACGGTGAGGTGGTTGATGGAATTGGTGAAATAAAGTCGTATATTTTGAATATGAAACGCGATGACTTCACAAGAAGTTTAGTGAAACACCTATTCTCCTATGCCTTGGGTCGCGATGTCACCTTTGTGGATGAACGTGAAATTGAGCAGATCGTTAGTAAGGTCCGTTCAGATGATTATAAATTCCAATCATTGATTGAGCATATTGTGTTGAGCCCTTCATTCAAAGGGGAGGGCTGA
- the nirB gene encoding nitrite reductase large subunit NirB, which translates to MTKIVVIGNGMVGYKFCEKLVSQNSNRDFEITVFGEEPWPAYDRVHLSAYFSGSTADDLIMAPRSWYAENKIDLHTNEMIVQIDRDQKKIISHTGHDYDYDKLILATGSGAFVPPIKGVDKKGVFVYRTLEDLDAIIDYAKNAKKAAVIGGGLLGLEAAKAVIDMGLEAHVIEFAPRLMPRQLDEAGSNTLQAKLEDLGISIHLQKNTQNITGNGRINGLKFADDSELPVDMLIISAGIKPRDELAKDCGLDTAPRGGIIVNEFLQTKDENIFAIGEAASYQNMIYGLVAPGYEMATQVVNQLANEEVKPFMGFDMSTKLKLIGVDVGSFGDPFGEVEPSKPIVYENKNSGIYKRINVSLDGKRLLGGILVGDASAYNMLWQMTQNKMPLPPEPEDLILGARGGKEAVGAGVESLPEEAQICSCENVTKGSICSLIKNDGVTKVDEIKSCTKAGTGCGGCMPMVNDLLKHQLKAMGKTVKNVICEHFDYSRQELLDLVKVKKIKTYNELLDQYGQGDGCETCKPAVASILASTWNELITHQDTIQDTNDRYLANIQKGGSYSVVPRIPGGEITPEKLIVIGEVAKKYGLYTKITGGQRIDMFGARVDQLPDIWEELINAGFESGHAYGKSLRTIKSCVGSTWCRYGVQDSVSFAIQVEERYRGLRSPHKLKGAVSGCIRECAEAQSKDFGIIATEKGWNLYICGNGGSKPQHAQLLINDVDTETCLKFIDRFLMFYIRTAEPLTRTATWLNKLEGGLEYVRDVVVNDSLGIGEELEKEMEFMINTYACEWKEVVNTPHLRAKFKHFVNVDEEDPSLKFQEMRGQKIPASWG; encoded by the coding sequence ATGACAAAGATAGTAGTAATCGGAAATGGAATGGTTGGCTACAAGTTCTGTGAGAAACTGGTATCCCAAAATTCTAATAGAGATTTTGAAATCACGGTCTTTGGGGAAGAGCCATGGCCTGCTTACGATAGAGTACACCTCAGTGCCTATTTTTCAGGCTCTACTGCAGACGACCTGATCATGGCGCCAAGGTCTTGGTACGCGGAAAACAAAATTGACCTGCATACCAACGAAATGATTGTGCAAATTGACCGTGATCAAAAGAAGATCATCAGTCATACGGGACACGATTATGATTACGACAAGCTCATCTTAGCGACCGGGTCAGGAGCTTTTGTTCCTCCTATCAAAGGGGTAGACAAAAAAGGAGTTTTTGTCTACCGAACTTTAGAAGACCTTGATGCAATTATTGATTACGCTAAAAACGCCAAGAAAGCTGCTGTAATCGGAGGTGGTTTATTGGGCCTAGAAGCTGCCAAAGCGGTAATTGACATGGGACTAGAGGCCCATGTCATTGAATTTGCCCCTCGATTAATGCCTCGTCAATTGGATGAAGCGGGTTCTAATACCCTTCAGGCTAAATTAGAAGATTTGGGCATAAGTATACACTTACAAAAGAACACGCAAAACATTACAGGAAACGGCAGAATCAATGGGCTAAAATTTGCAGACGATTCGGAATTGCCAGTTGATATGTTGATTATCTCTGCCGGCATCAAACCTAGGGATGAGTTGGCAAAAGACTGCGGCTTAGATACCGCTCCCAGGGGTGGGATCATTGTCAATGAATTTTTACAAACAAAAGATGAGAACATCTTCGCTATCGGAGAGGCTGCTTCTTATCAAAACATGATCTATGGACTGGTAGCTCCAGGCTATGAAATGGCCACTCAAGTAGTCAATCAACTGGCCAATGAGGAGGTTAAGCCTTTTATGGGTTTTGATATGTCCACTAAGCTGAAGCTAATCGGTGTGGACGTCGGGAGTTTCGGAGATCCATTTGGAGAGGTAGAACCCTCTAAACCTATTGTATACGAAAATAAAAATAGTGGTATTTATAAACGCATCAATGTTTCCTTAGATGGAAAAAGGCTGCTGGGCGGAATCTTGGTAGGTGATGCCTCTGCCTATAATATGCTTTGGCAAATGACGCAAAACAAAATGCCACTTCCCCCAGAACCTGAAGACCTTATTTTAGGAGCTAGAGGAGGAAAAGAAGCAGTAGGAGCAGGCGTGGAAAGCCTTCCAGAAGAAGCCCAAATTTGTTCTTGTGAAAATGTCACTAAAGGAAGTATCTGTAGCTTGATCAAAAACGATGGAGTTACCAAAGTTGATGAAATCAAGTCTTGCACAAAAGCAGGAACAGGCTGTGGAGGGTGTATGCCTATGGTCAACGATTTGCTTAAGCACCAACTAAAAGCGATGGGCAAGACTGTTAAAAACGTCATTTGTGAACATTTTGATTACTCTCGCCAAGAATTGCTCGATTTGGTAAAAGTTAAAAAAATCAAAACTTATAATGAACTGCTGGACCAGTATGGGCAAGGTGACGGCTGCGAGACATGCAAACCTGCAGTGGCTTCCATCTTAGCCTCCACTTGGAACGAACTAATCACCCACCAGGACACCATCCAAGATACCAATGATAGGTATTTGGCCAATATCCAAAAAGGAGGCAGCTATTCTGTAGTTCCTAGAATCCCTGGAGGAGAGATCACCCCAGAGAAGCTAATCGTAATAGGCGAAGTGGCCAAAAAGTATGGGCTCTACACAAAAATCACGGGAGGTCAAAGGATAGATATGTTCGGCGCCAGAGTGGACCAATTGCCTGACATTTGGGAAGAATTGATCAACGCTGGCTTTGAAAGTGGCCATGCCTATGGAAAGTCACTCAGGACCATCAAAAGCTGCGTGGGAAGCACTTGGTGCCGATACGGTGTCCAAGACTCAGTTTCCTTTGCCATTCAAGTAGAAGAAAGGTATCGAGGGCTTCGTTCACCACATAAACTGAAAGGAGCTGTTTCGGGATGTATCAGAGAATGTGCGGAAGCCCAAAGCAAAGATTTCGGTATTATCGCCACTGAAAAAGGCTGGAATCTTTATATCTGCGGTAACGGCGGTTCTAAGCCTCAACATGCACAATTGCTGATCAATGATGTAGACACGGAGACTTGTCTTAAGTTCATAGATCGTTTCCTTATGTTCTATATCCGGACGGCAGAACCTTTGACCAGAACCGCTACTTGGTTAAATAAGTTGGAAGGGGGGTTGGAATATGTTCGGGATGTAGTCGTGAATGACAGCCTTGGCATTGGCGAGGAGTTGGAAAAAGAAATGGAATTCATGATCAACACTTACGCTTGTGAATGGAAAGAAGTTGTTAACACCCCACATCTACGCGCCAAATTCAAACATTTTGTTAATGTTGACGAAGAAGACCCTAGCTTAAAATTCCAAGAAATGAGAGGTCAAAAGATTCCTGCTTCTTGGGGTTAA
- the cobA gene encoding uroporphyrinogen-III C-methyltransferase, with protein sequence MENIASQLSIVGAGPGEPDLITLKAIKVLKTADVVLYDALANEALLEYVPPTAVKVFVGKRAGMHYRQQREINKMIVNYAKTFGHVVRLKGGDPYVFGRGHEEMEYAAQHGLSTQYVPGISSALAVPGLSGIPLTKRGINESFWVVTGTLKDHSTAKDLYYAAQSSATVVILMGVKKLPEIVTLFKQYRGEEEDIALIQNGSKPDEKSMVGKLGNILALQEKEKIAAPAIIVIGAVVRERVESLRSLVEEQVI encoded by the coding sequence ATGGAAAACATTGCAAGTCAACTTTCGATTGTAGGCGCTGGCCCGGGAGAGCCTGATCTAATTACTTTAAAAGCCATTAAAGTGCTTAAAACTGCAGATGTGGTATTGTATGATGCACTGGCCAATGAAGCCCTTTTGGAGTATGTTCCACCTACAGCGGTGAAAGTTTTTGTCGGTAAACGGGCAGGAATGCACTATCGGCAGCAGCGTGAAATCAACAAGATGATCGTAAATTATGCAAAAACATTTGGACATGTGGTCAGGCTGAAAGGTGGAGACCCTTATGTTTTTGGAAGGGGACATGAAGAAATGGAATATGCTGCTCAGCACGGTTTGAGTACCCAATATGTTCCGGGAATCAGCAGCGCCCTGGCAGTACCAGGACTTTCGGGAATTCCATTGACAAAAAGAGGCATCAATGAAAGTTTTTGGGTAGTTACGGGAACCCTAAAAGATCATTCAACAGCGAAAGATCTTTATTATGCCGCCCAATCTTCTGCTACAGTGGTGATACTGATGGGGGTAAAAAAGTTACCTGAAATTGTTACGCTATTTAAACAATACCGAGGAGAAGAGGAGGATATTGCATTGATCCAAAATGGAAGCAAGCCTGATGAAAAATCTATGGTGGGAAAGCTGGGAAATATTTTGGCTCTGCAGGAAAAGGAAAAAATTGCAGCACCTGCCATTATTGTGATTGGTGCGGTGGTGAGGGAACGTGTTGAATCTTTAAGGTCCTTGGTGGAGGAGCAAGTTATTTAA
- a CDS encoding DUF4153 domain-containing protein has translation MKLPSLSYLNDHAQKALNRFPMVILSVIVATAIGNYLVEFQDIISNPFPYINGMLTGALGISLFFCAKIFWEKKRLPKLYLIIINGLSLAFLIAIYFSLPDGKDSQSTIMPYYRFAIFSLFSHLLVSFAPYTPSKNTLGFWKYNKTLFLRFLTAALFSIVLYLGIVLAMLALHLLFEVEFQNILYLQIFILIAGIFNTWFFIAGISENLEELDQEVNYPKGLKIFSQFILLPLLTVYLLILYGYSIKILLSWNWPKGIVSYLIICVATLGILALLLLYPYKNDKEENWINTFSKSYYYLLLPLVVILFLAIGIRINDYGVTINRYLIVLIGTWLTLICFYFILGFRNIKIIPLSLAFLLLGVSFGPWGVFSVSERSQYRRLKALLMETHVLEEETVIHEVIWDREKLPKLKPSQTQNFIPLASEEQISEIRSIVKYLEDHHGLNCMKSWFSQDMSTILIAINEGKKDWEEVSASTLYLKTMGIPELGLTLTEPTLSLDADMKGHSISTKGYDYLKDIHISELDTTVFVAGYDTYKVTLNPQKNGLAISSTNHNANVDLGPMVTELSKSTPQSPTNSSIAPSLLTYSSEQKGLKIKLEIQNIRYAQENENSIKLNYLNATLLLKDSLPQRK, from the coding sequence ATGAAACTCCCTTCCTTAAGCTACTTGAACGACCATGCCCAAAAAGCACTTAACCGTTTTCCAATGGTTATCCTTTCGGTCATTGTGGCTACAGCAATTGGGAATTACCTGGTGGAATTTCAAGATATTATCAGTAATCCATTCCCATATATCAATGGTATGCTTACCGGAGCTTTGGGAATTTCACTTTTCTTCTGTGCCAAAATATTTTGGGAGAAAAAGAGACTCCCAAAACTTTACCTCATTATTATAAACGGCCTTTCATTAGCCTTCCTAATTGCAATTTACTTCAGCCTTCCTGATGGCAAGGACAGCCAAAGTACGATCATGCCTTATTATCGCTTCGCGATTTTCAGTTTATTTAGCCACCTTCTGGTTTCATTTGCTCCTTACACGCCAAGCAAAAACACCTTAGGTTTTTGGAAATACAATAAAACCCTGTTTTTAAGGTTTCTTACTGCCGCTTTATTTTCAATTGTACTCTATCTGGGTATAGTACTTGCTATGCTGGCACTTCACTTGCTATTTGAAGTTGAGTTTCAAAACATCTTATACCTCCAAATCTTCATCTTGATAGCAGGTATTTTCAACACCTGGTTTTTCATTGCTGGCATCTCTGAAAACCTAGAAGAGTTGGATCAGGAAGTTAACTACCCCAAAGGTCTTAAAATTTTTAGCCAATTTATTTTACTACCCCTCCTAACCGTCTATCTGCTTATCCTATATGGATACAGTATAAAAATCCTATTAAGCTGGAATTGGCCAAAGGGAATAGTTTCCTATTTGATTATTTGTGTAGCCACATTGGGGATTTTGGCTCTGCTCTTACTTTATCCGTACAAAAACGACAAAGAAGAAAACTGGATCAACACGTTTTCAAAGTCTTACTACTACTTACTTTTACCATTAGTAGTCATACTTTTTTTAGCCATTGGTATTCGAATAAACGATTATGGCGTTACTATTAATCGATACCTAATAGTTTTGATCGGGACATGGCTGACATTGATTTGCTTTTACTTTATCCTTGGATTTAGAAACATTAAGATCATTCCGCTTTCCTTGGCCTTTTTGCTCCTTGGAGTTTCATTCGGTCCTTGGGGTGTATTTTCCGTAAGTGAAAGAAGTCAGTACCGAAGACTAAAAGCGCTATTGATGGAAACACATGTTCTGGAAGAAGAAACGGTAATTCATGAAGTTATCTGGGACAGGGAAAAATTACCTAAACTAAAGCCAAGCCAAACTCAAAATTTCATTCCATTGGCCAGTGAAGAACAAATCTCTGAAATAAGATCCATAGTAAAATATTTGGAAGATCACCATGGATTGAATTGTATGAAGTCTTGGTTTTCACAGGATATGAGCACAATTTTAATTGCCATCAATGAAGGCAAAAAGGATTGGGAAGAGGTTTCTGCCTCCACCTTATACCTGAAAACGATGGGAATCCCGGAACTTGGCTTAACCCTAACGGAACCCACTCTTTCACTTGATGCTGATATGAAAGGTCACAGCATCTCTACCAAGGGTTACGATTACTTAAAAGATATTCATATTAGTGAGTTGGACACCACTGTTTTTGTAGCTGGATACGACACTTATAAAGTCACTTTGAACCCACAGAAGAATGGACTGGCCATCTCATCCACCAACCACAATGCTAACGTCGACCTTGGACCAATGGTAACGGAACTTTCTAAGTCTACTCCTCAAAGCCCAACCAACTCATCGATCGCCCCCTCATTGCTCACCTATTCCTCAGAGCAAAAAGGGCTTAAGATCAAACTAGAAATCCAAAACATCAGGTACGCTCAAGAAAATGAAAACAGCATCAAACTCAATTACCTAAACGCCACACTTCTATTGAAAGACTCTTTGCCTCAAAGAAAATAA
- the nirD gene encoding nitrite reductase small subunit NirD, which produces MISELEKYKTADSSKVTNWYKAATVDTFPEDGGACIKYKDLQIAIFNFSRRNEWYACQNLCPHKMQMILSRGMIGSHEGDPKVACPFHKKTFSLKSGKNLNGDTCDIATYPVKIEDGFVYVGFED; this is translated from the coding sequence ATGATTTCAGAATTGGAAAAATATAAAACTGCCGACTCGAGCAAAGTCACCAACTGGTACAAAGCCGCAACAGTAGATACATTTCCTGAGGACGGCGGAGCTTGCATCAAATACAAGGACTTACAAATTGCCATTTTCAACTTCTCTAGAAGAAATGAGTGGTATGCCTGCCAAAATCTTTGCCCGCATAAAATGCAAATGATCCTTTCAAGGGGTATGATTGGATCTCATGAAGGAGACCCAAAAGTGGCCTGTCCGTTTCACAAAAAAACCTTTTCATTAAAATCAGGAAAAAACCTCAATGGAGACACCTGTGACATAGCTACCTACCCTGTCAAAATTGAAGATGGCTTTGTTTACGTGGGTTTTGAGGATTAA
- a CDS encoding DUF4202 domain-containing protein, producing MQANKFERTIEEFDVINAQDPHKELVNGAEIPKELVYGHRMSGMLLEFDPNASETLRLAARCQHIKRWAIPREDYEMDRKGYLLWRTRLKKFHGELAGSIMEKQGYSQDEIKKVDDLLNKRRLKTDSEVQALEDVVCLVFLKYYFDDFIAKHRDEEDKLVDIVQKTWKKMSEKGHEAALAMSHSNEALSIVKKALS from the coding sequence ATGCAGGCTAATAAATTTGAAAGGACTATAGAAGAGTTTGATGTAATCAATGCCCAGGATCCCCATAAAGAGTTGGTCAATGGAGCTGAAATCCCCAAGGAGTTGGTTTATGGGCACCGTATGAGTGGAATGCTTTTAGAATTTGACCCAAATGCTTCGGAGACCTTACGACTTGCCGCAAGGTGTCAGCATATCAAGCGATGGGCGATCCCTCGCGAAGATTATGAGATGGATAGAAAAGGTTATTTACTATGGCGCACCCGGTTGAAGAAGTTTCATGGGGAATTGGCAGGCTCGATCATGGAAAAGCAAGGTTATTCCCAAGATGAAATCAAGAAGGTAGATGACTTGCTCAATAAAAGAAGGTTGAAAACAGATTCTGAAGTGCAGGCATTGGAAGATGTGGTTTGTTTGGTGTTCTTAAAATACTATTTTGATGACTTTATCGCCAAACATCGGGACGAGGAGGATAAGCTAGTGGATATAGTCCAAAAAACCTGGAAAAAGATGTCAGAAAAGGGCCATGAAGCTGCTTTGGCCATGTCCCATTCAAATGAGGCTTTGTCAATCGTAAAGAAAGCATTGTCTTGA